Proteins from one Haliaeetus albicilla chromosome 4, bHalAlb1.1, whole genome shotgun sequence genomic window:
- the LOC138685248 gene encoding proline-rich protein HaeIII subfamily 1-like, with the protein MAAALRPRSGSASLRRVPLMGNRPQDKLPLGGTPRATRRPETPASGCKTGRCRGQTRRLLSAGKRQGRPGPVRRRGPGGPLRRRGYPAARPPPAACLQAGRPSTAAARGRPNFLRARPAQTRPGPAGPSVLPARAGAPRGENRPPGYPRRGRRRSRPRDPPPCPALGPTPRGPHSRCRRHAEAAPRRSEAPTGRAGPPGMPVTGAPVPPGPHLRADPSPAAPPRPGPP; encoded by the coding sequence ATGGCCGCAGCGCTTCGCCCCAGAAGCGGCAGCGCTTCCCTCCGCCGAGTCCCTCTGATGGGAAACCGCCCGCAGGATAAACTCCCGCTCGGAGGCACCCCCCGCGCCACTCGGCGCCCCGAAACACCGGCCAGCGGCTGCAAAACCGGGCGCTGCCGAGGCCAAACACGACGGCTGCTCTCGGCCGGGAAGAGGCAGGGCCGCCCCGGGCCGGTGAGGCGCCGAGGCCCAGGCGGCCCGCTCCGGCGGCGGGGGTACCCCGCGGCCCGGCCGCCTCCTGCCGCCTGTTTACAGGCCGGCCGCCCCAGCACCGCCGCTGCCCGAGGTCGCCCAAACTTCCTTCGGGCGCGACCGGCACAAACGCGGCCAGGCCCCGCCGGCCCCAGCGTGCTCCCCGCCCGGGCCGGTGCCCCACGGGGAGAAAACCGCCCCCCAGGCTACCCGCGGAGGGGACGGCGCCGCTCCCGTCCCCGCGACCCGCCTCCCTGCCCGGCGCTCGGGCCCACTCCCCGCGGGCCTCACTCCCGCTGCCGCCGCCACGCAGAGGCCGCCCCACGCCGCAGCGAGGCCCCCACGGGCCGCGCCGGGCCCCCGGGGATGCCGGTGACCGGGGCGCCCGTCCCGCCGGGCCCTCACCTCCGCGCGGACCCCTCCCCGGCCGCGCCGCCTCGGCCCGGGCCGCCGTGA